The Pongo pygmaeus isolate AG05252 chromosome 20, NHGRI_mPonPyg2-v2.0_pri, whole genome shotgun sequence sequence atcagaaaattcatactggGGAAAAACCATAtaagtgtaatgaatgtggaaaagcttTCATTCAGATGTCAAACCTTATTAGACACCACAGAATTCATACTGGGGAGAAACCTTATGCGTGTAAGGATTGTTGGAAAGCCTTCAGTCAGAAATCAAATCTCATTGAACATGAgcgaattcacactggagagaaaccctatgaatgtaaggaatgtgggaaatccTTCAGCCAGAAGCAAAACCTTATTGAGCATGAGAAAATTCATACTGGGGAGAAACCTTATGCATGTAATGAATGTGGTAGAGCTTTTTCTCGAATGTCATCTGTTACGCTACATATGAGAAGtcacacaggggagaaaccctataaatgtaataaatgtggAAAAGCTTTCTCTCAATGCTCAGTATTTATTATACATATGAGAAGTCACACGGGTGAGAAACCCTACGTATGTAgcgaatgtgggaaagccttctcTCAAAGTTCATCCCTTACAGTACATATGCGAAATCATACAGctgagaaaccctatgaatgtaaggaatgtggaaaagccttcagcAGGAAAGAAAATCTCATTACGCATCAgaaaattcacactggagagaaaccttatgaatgcagtgaatgtgggaaagcttttatTCAGATGTCAAACCTCATTCGACACCAGAGAATTCATACGGGTGAGAAACCCTATGCATGTACAGTATGTGGAAAAGCCTTTAGTCAGAAATCAAACCTCACTGAACAtgagaaaattcatactggagagaaaccttatcaTTGTAATCAATGTGGGAAAGCTTTCAGTCAGAGACAAAATCTTCTTGAGCATGaaaaaattcatactggagagaaaccattcaaatgtaatgaatgtggtaAAGCCTTCTCTCGAATCTCATCCCTCACTCTTCATGTGAGAAGtcacacaggggagaaaccctatgaatgtaataaatgtgggaaagccttttcTCAGTGCTCATTACTTATTATACATATGAGAAgtcatactggtgagaaaccctttgaatgtaatgaatgtgggaaagcattCTCTCAAAGAGCATCCCTTTCTATACATAAGAGAGGTCATACAGGTGAGAGACACCGAGTATATTAAATGAGAGAAGGCCTCTTAAATTCAACCcatgttttacttaaaatatcttGGCTTAAGCTCAAAAAAACCGGGATCTTTATGGAAAAATTTTAATACTTTGTTAAAAGATGTAAGActggaataaatggaaagaaataccaTATACATAGATGGAAAAACCCAGTATTATAAAAACCTCAATTCTAAAAATCTATAGACTGAATGCAGTTCCAAACAAAATCTACTAAGAATTTTCTAGGATCTTtcaaaaatgattataaaattcaTGTGAAATAGAAGTGTATGGATTGCTGAgacaattttgaaaagaatagAGGAAACACCCTCACTGTATGATATAAAgttatagtcatttaaaaatgtgtgataTTAGTACATTAGTAGGTAAATAAGCAGATTATAAAGAACAGAATATCCAGAAGCAGATTCATGAATATATGTGAACTCAGTGTACGTTAGACATGACATCATGAATTAGTAGGGAAATGATGACCTAGTCAATAAAATTGCTGGGAATATTTGACTCTCTGtattggagaaaataaaattacaacatTACgacatattaaaaaatcaatattcttttttttttttttttttgagacaagggtctcactctgttgcccaggctggagtatggtggtgcaatctcagctcactgcagcctctgcctcccgggttctttttttttttttttttgtatttttagtagagatggggtttcaccatattggccaggccagtcttgaactcctgacttcaagtgatcgccctctttggcctcccaaagtgctggggtttacAGGctagagccactgcacctggccaaaaaattaACATTCTAAAGGATTTAAATACTGGAATTTGAAAAGCCAAACTGTGAAACCATTGGGAGAAAATAGATGATATTGTCTATGACGTTGAGGCcaaggagctttttttttttttaagacaaaaagactctgtaattccacttctaggtatacatCCTATAGAAACTCACAAATAatacataagaaatatatatataatatatgtatgtatgtatagccagatgcagtggcacatgcctgtaatcctagctacttgggaggctgatagaagaagataacttgagctcaggagttcaagaccagcctgggaaacatagcaagaccccatttcttaaaaaaaaaggaaatatatagacatatatctgCATTGAAAACAACCTGAATATTCATCAGTGGGGTAATGGatgaataaaatatgatatattcaAATGATAGAATAGTATACAGCACTTAAAAGCAGTGAACAAGATCCATATTGTGTAACATGGATAGTTaaaacaatgttgaatgaaaaaaatcaaaatacaaatgaaacattgtgtaataatatttatgtaaattggaatgaaatCATTTATAAAGAACAACTGTTTCTATTATTGAAAAGTGTatgtaaaactatttaaaatagaatagaaggATACACGCCCAATTATTGATAGCATTGTCTCTGGAGATTGAATTTGAGGCTGTTGATTAAAAGGAGACCTTAGCTTTGCTTGTAGTTTTTATGCCTTAAAAAAGACTGGTAGCatataaaataaatcttaaaagctAATGATACACAATGACAATATGAATGTTTGCTTGTAATAgtgtttttcttgttctttctcaGAACAGGCCAAGGGAAGCCTGTGCCTATAGAAGGAAATGTTATGATAGATTCATGTGCCCTATCAGATGCTCaactattttatgaaaaatatctcTAGAAAATTAGTAATTAGAATATTCCTGTTTATTATATAATGTGAAATTAGCACATTTTAGCAACTTGATAATgctgtttttttatattttaacatttctgaaattggACTCCTTTCAACTGATGATAGATTcaagtaaatatttaattattaaaaatttgaaaaccagATGCCAGTATAacaaatgaaatgtgtttttatttactaGCTCAGGGCATCATGGTCTACTACTCATGGTGCCTGTCCTTTCAGTGGAGCCAGTATTATTAGACAGCAAATCTATTAGGTTCATAGCTAACTAATTACCGATATATTTAGAGTATTGTGGAGAGATTAAGATTTTTCCTGAGAAAGTGACTttgcaatatttgttttcttgcccTGTAATTTTCCATACAACCAGCATAGGCATTAATATCATTGttaattataacaatattttgaaatgagaaaTCATTTGTTTCCTAAGGTGGCCATAAGCAATTGTGTAAAAGtgacccttttattttttttacaactCTTGACTTACACAGCCCATCCAGTTTTGGTTGGAAATGGTGGTGAACTTAGACCCTGAGCACTAATAATAGAGTTCTTCTTGAAGAATCTCATTCTCTGTAATAATACATGAACCAACCCTTACAGAGGTGATGTTTTTATTATGCCATCTCTACAATATTATTTGATATACATTACAGAAAGCTgctaatgcctttttaaaaaggagatagGGCCAGACgcagtagctcaagcctgtaaactcagcactttgggaggccgaagtgggtggatcacctgaggtcaggaattcaagaccagcctggtcaacaggatgaaatcccatctctactaaaaatacaaaaattagccaggcatggggtgggcgcctgtaatcccagctactcagaaggctgaggcaggagaattgcttgaacgcaggaggcagaggttgcagtgagccaagatcgtgcccctgcactccagcctgcgtgacagagtaagaccctttctcaaaaaaataaaaaataaaaataaataaaaagaagttcggctgggtgtggtggttcacgcctgta is a genomic window containing:
- the LOC129019570 gene encoding zinc finger protein 568 isoform X1, producing MTSQSSVISNSCVTMERLSHMMERKAWYSQESALSEEEEDTARPLETVTFKDVAVDLTQEEWEQMKPAQRNLYRDVMLENYSNLVTVGCQVTKPDVIFRLEQEEEPWVMEEEMFGRHCPEVWEVDGQIKKQQETLVRKVTSISKKILIKEKVIECKKVAKIFPLSSDIVTSRQSFYDCDSLDKGLERNLDLLRYEKGCIREKQSNEFGKPFYHCASYVVTPFKCNQCGQDFSHKFDLIRHERIHAGEKPYECKECGKAFSRKENLITHQKIHTGEKPYKCNECGKAFIQMSNLIRHHRIHTGEKPYACKDCWKAFSQKSNLIEHERIHTGEKPYECKECGKSFSQKQNLIEHEKIHTGEKPYACNECGRAFSRMSSVTLHMRSHTGEKPYKCNKCGKAFSQCSVFIIHMRSHTGEKPYVCSECGKAFSQSSSLTVHMRNHTAEKPYECKECGKAFSRKENLITHQKIHTGEKPYECSECGKAFIQMSNLIRHQRIHTGEKPYACTVCGKAFSQKSNLTEHEKIHTGEKPYHCNQCGKAFSQRQNLLEHEKIHTGEKPFKCNECGKAFSRISSLTLHVRSHTGEKPYECNKCGKAFSQCSLLIIHMRSHTGEKPFECNECGKAFSQRASLSIHKRGHTGERHRVY
- the LOC129019570 gene encoding zinc finger protein 568 isoform X2, which codes for MKPAQRNLYRDVMLENYSNLVTVGCQVTKPDVIFRLEQEEEPWVMEEEMFGRHCPEVWEVDGQIKKQQETLVRKVTSISKKILIKEKVIECKKVAKIFPLSSDIVTSRQSFYDCDSLDKGLERNLDLLRYEKGCIREKQSNEFGKPFYHCASYVVTPFKCNQCGQDFSHKFDLIRHERIHAGEKPYECKECGKAFSRKENLITHQKIHTGEKPYKCNECGKAFIQMSNLIRHHRIHTGEKPYACKDCWKAFSQKSNLIEHERIHTGEKPYECKECGKSFSQKQNLIEHEKIHTGEKPYACNECGRAFSRMSSVTLHMRSHTGEKPYKCNKCGKAFSQCSVFIIHMRSHTGEKPYVCSECGKAFSQSSSLTVHMRNHTAEKPYECKECGKAFSRKENLITHQKIHTGEKPYECSECGKAFIQMSNLIRHQRIHTGEKPYACTVCGKAFSQKSNLTEHEKIHTGEKPYHCNQCGKAFSQRQNLLEHEKIHTGEKPFKCNECGKAFSRISSLTLHVRSHTGEKPYECNKCGKAFSQCSLLIIHMRSHTGEKPFECNECGKAFSQRASLSIHKRGHTGERHRVY